TCTTCCTTCCGCAAAAGCCAGCAGTGTGCCGGACTTCGTCATCACGATAGCCGGGATGCGGAAGCAGCTGTAGCCCTCCGTTCCTTTCTGAAAAACGTGGGGCAACACCGAGCCGGGCGCCTCCAGTTTGGGAAAAATACGTTCATTATTATCATCATTGCATGCGCTGGCAGCATGAAAGATCAGTAAAAGAGAAATGAGTTTTTTTATACCGGATTGCTTCATGATTACTTTCTTTTTTTAGTACCCGTCCGTTTGGCCGATGTTCGGGTTATTCGCAAATACAGTGGTGTTCAGAGGCCAGAACAGCGGTGTGGTCTTTCCCGCCAGGTTGGGCACATAGGTGTACACATCGATGGTGCCGCCCAGGTGGAACCGTACCAGGTCGAACCAGCGCTTGTTCTCAAAGAACAGTTCGCGGCCGCGTTCGTTCAGTATTTCTCTTTCCACATCAGCTTTATTCATAGAGCCGGTGTAAGCGCCTGTTTCCGCGCGATCCCTTACTTTATCCAGGTATTCCACGCTATTGGGGATATCGGACATTGCAGCATAGGCTTCTGCTTTCATCAGGTACACATCCGCCAGGCGGTAAAGGATCAGGTCATTGTCCGGTATCCGGTCATCTGCATATTTGGTGCCGGGGTATTTGGTGATCCAGGAAACTTTAGGGCCGGTGGCCTGCATTTCCAACACCCAGGTGCCGGGAATACGTTTGTCCGCCGGGTTAGTGAATAATGATCTGGACAGCGGACTGATCTGGTAAGCGCCCTGCCCGTTACCTGAGGAAACCGCATACGGGATCTGGTCCAGGTTCAGCGCTCCCTGAACGATGGACAGGAAGGGCAGTGCATTTTTCGCGTAGTTGCCGCCCGGAGTTTCATCCCGCTGATAATAGGCCGCCATCAGCACTTCTTTGTTGCCTGCCGCCCTTACACCGGATACATCAGTAAAATCATCATTAAGGTCCAGGCCGGTAGCTTCGATCTCGTTGATCGCCGTTATCGCCTTTTCAAGATCGGCATTTCCGCCGCCCAGCACTTTCGCGCTCCACAGCAAAGCATCCGCCTTCAATGCCTGTACCGAGCCATAGGCAAAACGGTATTTCGAGGGATAACTGCTTTTCGAGAACTGGGTCATTGATGTGAACTGTGCTATCGATGCATCCAGGTCAAGCTGAATCTGTTCCATCACATCGGCGGCCGGTGAGCGGGAAAGCAACGGCACATTTTCATCCACTACCGCCTCCAGCATGATCGGTGCATCACCAATGACCCTGATCAGATGGAAGTAAAAGAATGCCCTCAGTGCATAGGCTTCTGCCAATATCTTCTTTTTCAGATCGGGATTGGAACTGAAAGAAAAGTCCTGGATCTTGTCCAGCAGCAGGTTGCAATGCCCGATACCGCGATACCATTCCGCATAGTTAATAGCACCTGATGAAGGAGACAACGTATGCGACCAGGCTACGGTGAACCTGGAATTGGAGGCGGAGATCAATTCTTCCCCTCTTTCCGTTCCATATGTTACGTTGTTGGCAAGACTGCGCAATACAGTGTAAATGCCCACCACGTTCGGTTCAAAATCGCTTTCATTCTTGAAAAAAACCTGCTCTGTGATGCTGGACTGCGGTTTGACATCCAGTATGGCATCACATCCGGAGATGACAGATGCCGAAAAGGCCACCATCAATATATTTAAAAAAAGACGCTTCATATCGCTTCTGTTTTAATAACCAAAATTCTAGAACTTCAAATTTGCACCCAGGGAATACTGGCGGGGCCTGGGATATCCACCCGGATCAAAACCGCTGTAGATCTCCGGGTTAAGCCCCTGGTATGCCGTAAGGAAGCCTACGTTGTAAACGCTGGCAAACACATTCAGCCCCGTGGCCCTGAACTTGCTGGTAATGGCGGAAGGAAAATCGTATGACAGCGTGATCTCGCGCAGTGCCAGGAAGTCGCCTTTTTCGAACATCACGGATACATCGGAATTGTAGCTGCTGTTATTGCCCAGAGAACCGTTGCGCAGGTAGTTCCGTTGCCCGAAATCATAGTCCGCAAAAGAGAAACGCGCGTACTTTTTACCCTGATCTCCCTGATTCTTCCATACATCCGAACCTAAAGCCTGGGAAGGTGCGCCTTCGTTGAAAGCCCTGCCCTGCCCCATAGAACGGGCCAGCGCGCCATTACTGATCAGGTGGCCAAGCGCATAATCCGCATTCACACGCAGCGAAAATCCCTTGTAGGTGAAGGTGTTCTGGATACCGCCCATTTTATCAGGGTTCCGGTAGCCCATGAATACCTGGTCTTTCGAATCGATCACCCCATCGTTATTAACATCTTCGAAGATGAAGTCGCCCCCTTTCTTGCCAACGATGATACCTTGCGGAGAAGCCAGGTTATCCTTGATGCGGGAGTTCCACTCCGCCGCTTCTTCATCCGAGGCAAATACCCCGAGCACATTATAAGCATAGATGGCATAAGGGCGTTCCCCTTCGGCAAGGCCACCCGCTTCCATTTCTTTCCCGGTATTTTTGTCAAAAACAATATCCCCGCCCTGGCGGTTCTTTAAACGGCCGTTGTCAGGCAGTTTGGTGATCGTTGTTCTGTTAAAGGCAAATGAGAAATTGGCATGCCAGTTAAAGGAAGCGGTCTGTACCACCGTTCCGCCGATCGCCACTTCAATGCCGCGGTTCTGCAACTCTCCGTTGTTATACGCGATGGAGGTAAACGGTGATTCCGAGGGAAGCGGCTTGGATGTCAGCCGGTCTTTGGTGAGTTTGTTATAATAATCAACGGACAGGTTGATCCTGTTCCGGAAGAAAGATGCATCCACCGCCAGGTCCGTAGTAACGGTGGATTCCCATACCAGGTTGGGGTTGGACAACCCGGAACGGAGGATGCCCGCATACATGCCGTAGCTCACTGCGGAGTACCGGCCGTAGGTATCAGCGAGACT
This genomic stretch from Chitinophaga sp. XS-30 harbors:
- a CDS encoding RagB/SusD family nutrient uptake outer membrane protein, translated to MKRLFLNILMVAFSASVISGCDAILDVKPQSSITEQVFFKNESDFEPNVVGIYTVLRSLANNVTYGTERGEELISASNSRFTVAWSHTLSPSSGAINYAEWYRGIGHCNLLLDKIQDFSFSSNPDLKKKILAEAYALRAFFYFHLIRVIGDAPIMLEAVVDENVPLLSRSPAADVMEQIQLDLDASIAQFTSMTQFSKSSYPSKYRFAYGSVQALKADALLWSAKVLGGGNADLEKAITAINEIEATGLDLNDDFTDVSGVRAAGNKEVLMAAYYQRDETPGGNYAKNALPFLSIVQGALNLDQIPYAVSSGNGQGAYQISPLSRSLFTNPADKRIPGTWVLEMQATGPKVSWITKYPGTKYADDRIPDNDLILYRLADVYLMKAEAYAAMSDIPNSVEYLDKVRDRAETGAYTGSMNKADVEREILNERGRELFFENKRWFDLVRFHLGGTIDVYTYVPNLAGKTTPLFWPLNTTVFANNPNIGQTDGY